The genomic DNA GATGACAATTTATAATCAAGACCTACAATCCAGAGCACAAATGTCAATGTGTTGTCAAGAATAGGATAGCCACATCAAGGTGGATTGCCAAAAAGCTTTCTAGTACCTTAACTAAAACTCCTGACATGAGTTTGCAAAGGATAAGGCTAGAGTTGAAAGACCATTTTGGAATTGAAGCTACAAACAGACAACTTTGGAAAGCTAGACAAAAAGCTAGAGAAGATGGGGGCTATGATTATGCTCACTCATATGGCAATTTGAGGCATTATGCTGCTATGATTCACAAAACTAACCCTGGGAGTACTGCTATTATACAGAGAAATCTAGTTCCAGTTGAGCAAAATCTAGATGATGAGAATTTGGAGGATGATAATTTGGCAGCCCCAATAATGAAGTCTCAGTTCAACAGAATTTTCATTTGCTACTCAGGTGTGAAAACAGGTTTCTTAGCAGCATGTAGACCATTTTTTGGCTTAGATGGTTGTCATCTAAAAGGGCCATACAAGGGCATCTTATTGTCTACAGTGGGGCTTGATGCCAATCTTCACTTCTATCCAATTGCTTATGCAATTGTAGAAGCCGAGAACAACTCTAGTTGGAAATGGTTTTTGGACTTGTTGAGAAACGAAATTGGAGATACTAATAAAGGCCAACCATGGTGTATCATGAGTGACAGACAAAAGGTTAGTGTTCTCTTTCAAATTcttttgtgtatatatatttttttctactGTAAATGCTTTTAGTAGATGCTTAATCTTACAATTAATTGgaaatatttttaagttttaattgaGGCTATCACAGACATCCCAAATACAGGGCATCGTTTTTGTTGTTTTCATTTGGAAAATAACAAGGTAAAAAAGTTTGGCACATCACACCTTCAAGGTCTCTTTTGGGCAGCAGCTGAGACAGCCAATTTTGAGAATTTCAAGCGAATAATGGAGCGGATTAAGGAATTCAACCTTGAGGCACATGTCTGGCTGAGCAATATTGACTTTAAGCATTGGACAATGAGCAAGTTTGATCCAAATGTGAAGGTAGAACATCTCACCAATAACTTTGTCGAGTCATTTAATGATTGGATAGAAGACCATCGATACAAGGCCCCAATTGAGTTGCTAGAGGGTATAAGAATACAACAAACAACCATGATGGATGCAAGGAATGCAACAGTAGACAGATGGGAGCACAAGCTCACTCCAAAAGTCCATGTGAAGGTGCAAGAACTCCATAAAAGAGAACGTTTTGCATTAGTAACAAGGGTTGGAAAAGAAGAATTTCAGGTGGATTATGACAAAAAAAAGGTGTACTATTCGACTGAATGAATTATTTTGCATTTGTGGCCAAGGGCATGTAAGAGGAATACCATGTATTCAAGCAGCTGcttgtataaccaccaccagggcTGACATAGTCAATTATTGCTCTCCATACTTCACTACTGAAATGTGGAGGAAGACATTTGAGCATGTCATTCATCTTTTCCCTGATGAATCAATGTGGCCTCAATTTCATGATGAGGAGTTATTACCACCTGTTGTAAGAAAACCACCAGGGAGACCTAAAAAGCATTGTAGAAGAAGGGTTGCAGGAGAGGAGAGGCCTTTGCCACCTATGTCAGAGAAGCAGCCAAACAGAATGGGTGTTTCTAGCACTAAAAAGTGTAAGAATTGCCATGAATTTGGCCACAAGAGTAGGTCACGCAAGAAACCATCACCATGCCCATCTCAACCACAAGTCCAACTCCAGAACAAATACTTGTTGGCTTCACTCACTTTTCTTGCCATGCTTGCTTCAAAACATTTAACCACTAGAACAATCTTCAGGTGCagctatatataaaatatatatatatataccattttCATTTGTACCATTTTCAATTCATTTAATGAATAAAccttatgatgatgatgatgatgatgatattaTATGCATATATAGTTGATGAAATAGTAGGACTTCTGAGCTCTTTTTGAGGTTCCAACATGCATTGTCTTTGCTTTAATAGCCACTCATATCTTCTCCAACAACTTTGTTCTGTTCATTTGTGTCACCCATTGATATTGGCTTAAGTTTTTTGAGCTTGCTGTGATTACAAGAAGAATTCTAGTCTTTTTAGCAATGAGAAAACTGCATGTTCATTCACTCATCTCAAGTTATTGTCTATGGATTCTGGCATTTGCATTTAGTTTAGTGCTGTTGGGAGCAATTTTGAGGTTAGGCCAGAGCAGATTTTCTAGAAAAGGCAATGAGTTTCAAGTTCCAATAACCAGAATCCCATCAAAAGAGAAAGGGCATCCTCATGTTCTTGCTTATTGGATCTATGGAACTAATGGCGACAGTTTTAAAGGCAATATATCATCCAAGAAATCGGTACCTGCTAGAGCTTGATTTTGGTTCTTCAGACAATGAAAGAGAGAGTTTAGCACTTTCTGTTCAATCAGAAAAAGTGTTTCAAGCCTTTGCCAATGTTGATGTTATTGGAAAGAGTTATGCACTCAACGAGATTGGATCGTCAGCTCTGGCAGCCGCACTTCACGCTGCAGCGTTGTTTCTCAAGATTAATGCAGATTGGGACTGGTTTATCACATTAAGTGCTGCTGATTATCCACTCATGACTCAGGATGGTACACAAACTTTCTTTTCCCTTATGACTTTGAAGTAGGAATAAGAGTTGGTTGTTCTGTCTGAATCAAAATTTCACTCACATTGGCATTTTAGTCCTCAAGCATTGGATGAGAAACAATGTCAATGTAATAacctaaattttttttattatttattgtgttttatgtaaacattattctgtgaattaattttttttttaagagtatggataataattaaaataatatttggtgaatattattttaattaaagaaatgtgAGTTGATCGCTTAAGACCATAGTGTGAGGACTTCGATGTGAAATAAATCTAAGATGGATATCTTGCTCAAAGAGTTTaagtatatgattttatatgtttgGAATCCACGTAAAATCTTAGAATTATTTTAGACTATGATTTTGTGATTTATTCACTAAAAGTCTATGAATAATGCAAGAGGAATTTTATGGGATTaaaattatgattttatgttgaaagggctcacataaaatcatagacataaTTTTA from Humulus lupulus chromosome 8 unlocalized genomic scaffold, drHumLupu1.1 SUPER_8_unloc_44, whole genome shotgun sequence includes the following:
- the LOC133809265 gene encoding uncharacterized protein LOC133809265 produces the protein MSLQRIRLELKDHFGIEATNRQLWKARQKAREDGGYDYAHSYGNLRHYAAMIHKTNPGSTAIIQRNLVPVEQNLDDENLEDDNLAAPIMKSQFNRIFICYSGVKTGFLAACRPFFGLDGCHLKGPYKGILLSTVGLDANLHFYPIAYAIVEAENNSSWKWFLDLLRNEIGDTNKGQPWCIMSDRQKVKKFGTSHLQGLFWAAAETANFENFKRIMERIKEFNLEAHVWLSNIDFKHWTMSKFDPNVKVEHLTNNFVESFNDWIEDHRYKAPIELLEGIRIQQTTMMDARNATVDRWEHKLTPKVHVKVQELHKRERFALVTRVGKEEFQVDYDKKKVYYSTE